The Deefgea tanakiae DNA segment GCCCGATTTGATTGAACAAATCCCTGCGGATGAAGTGCTCGTTTCTGTTCATGGAGATGGCGCATACGATACGAAGGGTTGCTACGCGGCGATTACTCCGCGCAACGCAGCAGTCATCATTCCGACACGGAAAAACGGGCAGCGGTGGAAAGAAAATACGCTGGGAGCAAGGGTGAGAAACGAGACGTTGCGCGTCACCAAATATTTAGGCTGAACGATTTGGAAAAAGTGGAGTGGTTATCATCGGCGGAGCTTAGTTGAAGCCAAGATGCGCTGCTTTAAATTGCTCGGTGAGCGAGTGATGGCCAGAGATTTTGATCGGCAGGTGGTGGAGCTACAAGTGCGTGTTGCGATTTTAAATCGCTTCACGCAACTGGGCACGCCGGCGACGGTGCGCGTGGGGTAAATCCGTCTGGGGTTTGGGGTGACTTACCCTATTGGTGATTTGTACAACAAAGCCTAACAAAGCCCATTCGCGTATAAAAAAATTAGAAATAAAATATTAATGTGCAGTTTGGTGTGGCTTTGACTTCTTGCAGTAAGCTTGCTGTCATAAGAGGTCAATGCTTGGTAGTTATTCGTGGGGTTTAATTTTAGTTACACATCTAAATGGATTTCTGGGGTTCTAGAGTCATGCATATCAATACATGGATGATAGCGTTGCTTGCTTTCTTGTCGCCTTTGGTAGTGATGGCGGCTGATGGGGTGGTTTCTGTAGATGGGCTTGTAATAAATGAATCCTGTTCGATCAATGGGCAGGCGGCCAATGGGGCGAATGATCTGCTGGTTCGTTTGCCGGTGGTGACCTCAAGGGCGCTACGTTCAGCGGGTGCAAAAGCGGGTATGACCCCTTTTAAAGTTGTTTTAGGTGGCGATAGTGAAGCTGGTTGTCCCAATGGCAGGGTTGCCAACTTGCATTTTGAGCCTGGCCCAACCGTGACTAAAGATGGATTTCTTGTTAATGAAGCAGCAGAGTTTTCGGGGGCGCAAAATGTTGTGGTGGCGCTATTTAATAAAGATGGTTCAGATTTGAACGTTCTTGACTTGAATTCTCAACGCAAGACCCAGGCAGTTATCACGAATAATGTTGCTGTTTTAGACTATTTCGCTGCTTATCGTGCAACGGCTGTTGTTTGCCCAGGGCTCGTCAAGTCCAGTGTGCAATACACCGTAGAATACAATTGATGGTTGGATTTTCCTCGGTGTAAATACCTCCGGTCGTTCTAGGGCTGTCGAGCTGTGCATGGCGTGAGTTTGTGCCGCCAATAAACAGCGTATTGCCATTCTTATAGTAAAAATATCATTGCTGAGCTTTTTTTGTCTCTTTTGACGGGTGGCAAGAATGCTCCGATATTATTCGCTCATCTCATCGCAGCTAACTCTGATTGTTGCTTGGGAATGAATGATTAATTAGTGATTTTTTTGATAAGGATTTAAAAATGCAAAACGTTTCAAAATTGGCCTTGGTAATGGCATTGTGCTCTCCTTTGGCTGCATTTGCAGTGGATGGCACGATTACGGTTGATGGTTTGGTTACAGCTCAATCATGCACGATTAATGGTGTTGCACCGAGCGGTGCCAATAATGTGGCAGTGAAGTTGCCTGCGGTGAGTATCAGTGCTTTAAAAACAGTTGGCGCTACTGCTGGCTTGACCCCGTTGCGAATTAAGGTGGGTGGTGCCGGTGAGGCAGGTTGTGCTGACGGCAAGGTGGCTTCAATCGCTTTTGAGCACGGCCCAAATGTAACTGCGGATGGTTATCTAGAGAATAAAGCGCTTACTGGACCGGCTGAAAACGTTGTAGTACAGCTATTTAATCATGATGGAACCGGTATCAAAATTGGTGAGGCCGCGACTAACAATACGAAAGCTACGATTAGCGATCATACCGCGACTCTTGAGCATTCAGTGGGTTACCGTGCCACGGGCACAGTATCTGCTGGTGCGGTTTCGACCAGTGTGATGTATTCATTGTCATATAACTAAGCTGGTTTTTTAACGCTAGGGCATTGCAGTATTAACTGTAATGCCTAGCACAATTGTTTTTTCTGCTTTTCTGCTTTTCTGCTTTTCTGCTTTTCTGCTTTTCTGCTTTTCTGCTTTTCTGCTTTTCTGCTTTTCTGCTTTTCTGCTTTTCTGCTTTTCTGCTTTATTGATGGGATTTTAAATATGATAAATCTTGCTAAATCGGCCTTGGTAGTCGCTTTGGCTTCTCCTTTGGCGGTATTTGCTTCAGATGGCGCTATTAACATTGATGGTATGGTAACGTCTACCACTTGTTCGATTAATGGGGCTGATCCTTCTGGTAACAATACTATTGCTGTGACCTTGCCAACGGTAAGTGTTTCAGCTTTGAAAAAATTTGACACCATCACTGGAGTAACCCCAATCAAAATTGTACTGGGTAAGCCTGGTGAAGCGGGTTGTACAAATGGCAAAGTGGCTTCGTTACACTTTGAAAACGATCCTGCGTTCGTCGATTATGCTGGCCGACTTCGAAATCTAGTTGAGCAGACTCCTACTGGGGCAAAAAGGGTGGTTGTACAACTTAAAAATTTTAATGGTGGCAGTATTTGGGTGAATCAGATAGTTACGAATAAAACGTCTGCAATGATTGTAAATAACACTGCCACGTTAGATTTTTTTGCAGGTTATTATTCTTATGGTGCTGATGCAACTCCGGGGTTGGTTAAGTCGGCTGTGCAATTTTCGGTAGTCTATAACTAGGCCGTATTTGTAGTGGATTGGATTGGATTCGTATTCGTCTAGTTTTGTAGCTCAGTCCCGATCGGGGTAATAACTGTATCCTCTTGGAGAACTTGCGTTGTAGCTAGCGGCTGCAATCCATGCCATTTATTGGCGTATGAAGTAGTGCGCCATTGATCTGTTGTTGCATCAATTACGGCAGTGGCTCATGCCTGATGGATTTGGCATCGTCATAATCATTGCCTGGTCGATTGATATTTAAGTCAACTAATCCGTCGCCAATGCACGATGTGAACCAGCGATTGCCGACCTAGGTTGTGTGGTAGATCGCCACAGCGCGCTCGATTGGGCTGAGGCCCATCGAGCTCTCGCGCTAACAAATTCGACACTTCAATCTGATCGCCTCTAGTCTTTTCAAGTGTAAATTGGCAGTCTAGCTACTGTTAAATCCTGTTTTACCCATGCAATTGTCCGCCATATATCGACTCATCTTTACGCGCTGATCCGTTGCCGTCGTAGCAATGCTGCGAAAACCCGCAGATCCATTGCGAACCTGAAATAACCCCGTACTTTTCTCAAGCGCTGAACCAGCTCGGCCTTAATCGGTTTGGGGTGTTTTCAATATTAAAAGCAGCTGTGATGGGGTGTTCGTACGCAGCACAATTGCACCACAGCCGTGCTTTGTTGTGCCGCCAAAGAGCGTATTGCCATTCTCATAGTAAAAATATCCTTGCTGAGCTTTTTTTGTCACTTTTGACTGGTGGCAAGAATGCTTCGATATTATTCACATATCCGATCGCAATTAACTTTAATTGTTGGTCGGGGATTAATGATTATTTAAAGATTTTTTAATAAGGATATTAAAATGCAAAACCTTTCTAAATTGGCCTTGGTAATGGCATTGTCTTCACCTTTGGCTGCATTTGCGGTGGATGGAACTATTACTGTGGATGGTTTGGTAACTGCTCAGTCGTGCACGATTAATGGTGTTGCACCGAGCGGTGCCAATAATGTGGCAGTGAAGTTGCCTGCGGTGAGTATCAGTGCTTTAAAAACAGTTGGCGCTACTGCTGGCTTGACCCCGTTGCGAATTAAGGTGGGTGGTGCCGGTGAGACAGGTTGTGCTGACGGTAAAGTGGCTTCAATCGCTTTCGAGCACGGCCCAAATGTAACTGCGGATGGTTATCTGGCTAATAAAGCAGCTACATCGCCCGCTACCAACGTTGTGGTGCAGCTGTTTAATGATGATGGTACTGGTATCAAAATTGGTGAGGCCGGAACTAACAATACGAAAGCCACGATTAGCGGTAATACTGCGACTCTTGAGCATTCAGTGGGTTACCGTGCCACGGGTACGGTAACTGCAGGTGCGGTTTCGACTAGCGTTATGTACTCATTGTCATATAACTAAGCTAGGTTTTTAAGGGTAGCGCATTGCGGTATTGGCTGTAATGCCTACCTGACTTCTTTTGTGTTTTTCTTAGTTTTCCCGTAATTCATTCATATTTTCAAAATTGAAGACGTCAATTTCTGCTGTTCACGCATATTGCAGAGTCTATTTTGCCTTTTATTTTTAAAATTTTTGCTGATGCTAATTGTGCTGTGCCTTGGTGGGTGATTTTATTTATCTGTCTGAGCGGCTTTGTAATTGAATGCCATTAGTTAAGCAGAGGCCGCACGCATTCAAGGCAAAATTCAGGCGTGAATGTCGGTCTGCTTTTGTTGTTTTTCTCGCGGCCTCATTACTTAAGAGGTGTGGGGTAGCGAAAGATAATTGCGTAGCCAAATTTAGTTTTGCAACTACAAATCTATTCTGCTGGTAAAAATATTTTCGCTGGGTTTTTTTTGTTGCTTTTAGCTGATTGCAAAAATGCTTAGGTAAGATTAATCGATCCAATCACAATTATCACGGATTGTTGGTTGGATATTAATGGTCAATGATTAATTAGTGATTTTTTGGATGGGGATTTAAATATGAAAAATTTTTCAAAATTGGCCTTGGTCATGGCGTTGTCTTCTCCTTTGGCGGCATTTGCAGTGGATGGCACGATTACGGTTGAAGGTTTGGTTACAGCTCAATCATGCACGATTAATGGTGTTGCACCGAGCGGTGCCAATAATATGGCAATCAATTTGCCAGCGGTGAGTGTAAAGGCTTTGAGCTCAGTTGGTGCTACTGCAGGATTGACCCCATTGCGAATTAAGGTGGGTGGTGCGGGTGAGGCAGGTTGTGCTGACGGAAAAGTGGCTTCAATCAGTTTTGAGTACGGCCCAAATGTAACTGCGGATGGTTATTTGGCTAATAAAGCGCTTACGGCGCCGGCTACAAACGTTGTGGTGCAGATGTTTAATGATGATGGCACTGGTATCAAAATTGGTGATGCCACGACTAACAATACCAAAGCCACGATTAGCGGTAATACAGCGACTCTAGAGCATTCGGTAGGCTATCGTGCGACCGGCAAAGTAAGTGCTGGTGCGGTTTCGACCAGTGTGATGTATTCATTGTCATATAACTAAACTGGTGTTTTAACAGTAGGGCATTGCGGTATTCACTGTAATGCCTACCACAATTCATTGTTCCGCTTTTCTTTTCAATAGTTAACTATTTGCATCGAAATATAAGGTGTGTGTATTTCAGTAAATCCACTGGGTTGCTGGATGCGTTTCCTATTGCTTTTTTTAAAATGCTTGCCTGATGGTAATTTTACTATGCCTAGCTTAGTAATGTCATAAGACGCCATTGGGGTGATTTTGGTTTGTATAATTTGTTGGATTGGATGGTAATTTAAATTGAGTGGATTGAGCTACTCGTCCAATTGCTATTTATTTAACTCTTTGGTGTTTTATGTCTAAATTAAATCAATCGGAATTAAAAGCGTTCGCGTTTAAGCCAAAGGCTATGCCTCAACTAATTTATGCAGCGTTATTGTGTCCTTTTTTTTGCGGCCAATTAGTTGCTGCGAATGATTTAACTGCACCATTGGGCGTCGTGGCTAGCGAAACAGCTAAAGTCTCGGCTAATTCAGCAGATGTCAAATTTAGTAAATCATTTTTTGGCGATGATAATGGGGTAGATTATTCACGTTTTGAGCAAGGCAATGTGATTAATCCAGGCTCATATCGTGTTGATCTATCGTTTAATGAAACCCCATTTGGGCGCGAAGATGTGCTGTTTAAGGCCGGTGAAGGTGATTCAGTTCAGCCTTGTTTTTTGCGCAAAAAGCTCGAAGTCTTGGGGGTTAATTTTAAAAAGGTCGACGAGTACTTGCA contains these protein-coding regions:
- a CDS encoding fimbrial protein gives rise to the protein MHINTWMIALLAFLSPLVVMAADGVVSVDGLVINESCSINGQAANGANDLLVRLPVVTSRALRSAGAKAGMTPFKVVLGGDSEAGCPNGRVANLHFEPGPTVTKDGFLVNEAAEFSGAQNVVVALFNKDGSDLNVLDLNSQRKTQAVITNNVAVLDYFAAYRATAVVCPGLVKSSVQYTVEYN
- a CDS encoding fimbrial protein → MQNVSKLALVMALCSPLAAFAVDGTITVDGLVTAQSCTINGVAPSGANNVAVKLPAVSISALKTVGATAGLTPLRIKVGGAGEAGCADGKVASIAFEHGPNVTADGYLENKALTGPAENVVVQLFNHDGTGIKIGEAATNNTKATISDHTATLEHSVGYRATGTVSAGAVSTSVMYSLSYN
- a CDS encoding fimbrial protein, giving the protein MINLAKSALVVALASPLAVFASDGAINIDGMVTSTTCSINGADPSGNNTIAVTLPTVSVSALKKFDTITGVTPIKIVLGKPGEAGCTNGKVASLHFENDPAFVDYAGRLRNLVEQTPTGAKRVVVQLKNFNGGSIWVNQIVTNKTSAMIVNNTATLDFFAGYYSYGADATPGLVKSAVQFSVVYN
- a CDS encoding fimbrial protein, which produces MQNLSKLALVMALSSPLAAFAVDGTITVDGLVTAQSCTINGVAPSGANNVAVKLPAVSISALKTVGATAGLTPLRIKVGGAGETGCADGKVASIAFEHGPNVTADGYLANKAATSPATNVVVQLFNDDGTGIKIGEAGTNNTKATISGNTATLEHSVGYRATGTVTAGAVSTSVMYSLSYN
- a CDS encoding fimbrial protein, whose translation is MKNFSKLALVMALSSPLAAFAVDGTITVEGLVTAQSCTINGVAPSGANNMAINLPAVSVKALSSVGATAGLTPLRIKVGGAGEAGCADGKVASISFEYGPNVTADGYLANKALTAPATNVVVQMFNDDGTGIKIGDATTNNTKATISGNTATLEHSVGYRATGKVSAGAVSTSVMYSLSYN